The following coding sequences lie in one Agarivorans sp. Alg241-V36 genomic window:
- the truC gene encoding tRNA pseudouridine(65) synthase TruC, with the protein MTEILDTNEELIEAIPEQLPVLFEDDFYIAAYKPVGLLVHRSWIAKEASQFALQILRNQIGQYVYPVHRLDRPTSGVLIMAKSSEAARKLSEQFAAQTIDKQYLAVVRGYIEGEHQLDYPLKEKLDKMVDAKAQQDKPAQSALTFYSGLQKAELPYPSGKFATSRYSLVSLKPKTGRKHQLRRHMHHLSHHIIGDTSYGDGRHNRLFRELGLPGLWLFSKQLSFVHPYTDKKIIIDSPLPERWKQLFKLMSWN; encoded by the coding sequence ATGACAGAGATCTTGGATACTAATGAAGAGCTTATCGAGGCTATTCCTGAACAACTCCCCGTGTTGTTTGAAGATGACTTTTACATAGCAGCATATAAACCGGTTGGCTTATTGGTTCATCGTAGTTGGATCGCCAAAGAAGCAAGCCAATTTGCCTTGCAGATACTACGCAATCAAATCGGTCAATATGTTTATCCGGTACATCGTTTAGATAGACCAACCAGCGGTGTACTTATTATGGCTAAATCTTCGGAAGCGGCTCGCAAGCTTTCCGAACAATTCGCTGCGCAAACTATAGATAAGCAGTATCTTGCTGTGGTGAGGGGCTATATAGAGGGAGAACATCAGTTAGATTATCCCTTGAAGGAAAAGCTAGACAAGATGGTAGATGCTAAGGCGCAGCAAGACAAACCTGCTCAATCTGCCCTTACTTTTTATAGTGGGCTGCAAAAAGCAGAGTTACCTTACCCATCAGGTAAATTTGCAACTTCTCGTTACAGTTTGGTATCACTAAAGCCTAAAACTGGAAGAAAGCACCAGTTGCGTCGTCACATGCATCACCTCAGCCATCATATTATTGGTGATACAAGCTATGGAGATGGTCGCCACAACCGCTTATTTCGTGAGCTCGGGCTACCTGGGCTTTGGCTGTTTTCTAAGCAATTAAGCTTTGTTCATCCTTATACTGACAAGAAAATCATCATCGATAGCCCCTTGCCCGAGCGCTGGAAACAGCTATTTAAGCTAATGTCTTGGAATTAG
- a CDS encoding YqcC family protein, whose product MPQSHLQLLLELEQCLKQTNNWQNTAPSNEQLTSSQPFCIDTLTLPQWLQFIFIPKMREMIQQGASLPSKVDIGPYAEEVFKPLASDGESLLSIIKAIDESFSQ is encoded by the coding sequence ATGCCCCAATCACATTTGCAGTTGCTTTTAGAGTTAGAGCAGTGTTTAAAACAAACTAATAATTGGCAAAACACTGCGCCAAGCAACGAGCAGCTCACTAGCAGTCAACCATTTTGTATCGACACCTTAACTTTACCGCAATGGTTACAGTTTATTTTCATTCCCAAAATGCGTGAGATGATACAGCAGGGTGCATCTTTGCCCTCGAAAGTTGATATTGGCCCTTATGCCGAAGAAGTGTTTAAACCATTGGCGAGTGACGGTGAATCCTTGTTGAGCATAATTAAAGCTATTGATGAGAGTTTCAGTCAATGA
- a CDS encoding carbohydrate porin gives MKLKALSIAVAAATLATISTGASAEWTVGGYGKFKYDFGESYDRSSTWEHRRDMRAAGPFFSANVNQVEFSLKNQSTYKNGVWANYVLRTEYGNNEGGNGQPFYGSSSGNEGHLETGQLEFKEAYVELGAMPSVLPKDGSIWAGRRFLNRQQGVISKEFWKQSSGVGAGLNFTKSIGLAIVSADPGEGSNCSSGTVDVPAGGADGIPVNGGGCSSSKNGGVNSDGTRTTLNSVDFYAYQMEALGGTFDFDLKYSFRANTDELIAANPNAAEDGYGASIMYASTYYGLEGWSVTALTYGKGMASNRGVNFGQWDGGWNEDHSSIFFTSNGVVNASDSIQVGTELTIWHLDGGDHGVWGQDDLTRYFFGVTPSFKVNENFRVELIGTYARESLANGSAWGRQKDDTDFFTATIAPVWTVNADYFGRPQVKPYVTYMTSSDDNYTWTSGNDKSNQTVFGVEAEIWF, from the coding sequence ATGAAATTGAAAGCACTTTCAATTGCAGTTGCTGCAGCTACATTAGCAACTATTTCTACTGGCGCTTCTGCTGAGTGGACAGTAGGCGGTTACGGTAAGTTCAAATATGACTTTGGTGAGTCATACGACCGTTCATCAACTTGGGAACATCGTCGTGACATGCGCGCCGCTGGCCCATTCTTCTCTGCTAACGTTAATCAAGTGGAATTTAGCTTGAAAAACCAAAGCACATACAAAAATGGTGTTTGGGCTAACTACGTTCTACGTACTGAGTACGGCAACAACGAAGGTGGTAACGGTCAACCATTCTATGGTTCTTCTTCAGGTAACGAAGGCCACTTAGAAACAGGTCAGTTAGAATTTAAAGAAGCTTACGTTGAGTTGGGCGCTATGCCTTCTGTACTTCCAAAAGATGGTAGCATCTGGGCTGGTCGTCGTTTCTTAAACCGTCAGCAAGGTGTGATCTCTAAAGAATTCTGGAAACAGTCTTCTGGTGTTGGTGCAGGTCTTAACTTCACTAAATCAATTGGTCTAGCCATTGTATCTGCTGATCCAGGTGAAGGTTCAAACTGTAGCAGTGGAACTGTAGACGTACCTGCTGGTGGTGCTGATGGTATTCCTGTAAATGGTGGTGGTTGTTCTAGTAGTAAAAACGGTGGTGTTAATTCAGACGGCACTCGCACAACTCTTAACTCTGTAGATTTTTACGCTTACCAGATGGAAGCGCTTGGTGGTACATTTGATTTCGATCTTAAGTACTCTTTCCGTGCTAACACTGATGAGCTGATTGCTGCTAACCCTAACGCTGCTGAAGATGGTTACGGTGCGTCTATCATGTACGCATCAACTTACTATGGCCTAGAGGGTTGGTCGGTAACCGCATTGACTTACGGTAAAGGTATGGCATCTAACCGTGGTGTTAACTTTGGTCAGTGGGACGGCGGCTGGAATGAAGATCATTCATCAATCTTCTTCACCTCTAACGGTGTTGTAAATGCTTCTGATAGCATCCAAGTTGGTACTGAACTTACTATTTGGCACTTAGATGGCGGTGATCATGGAGTTTGGGGTCAAGATGACCTAACTCGTTACTTCTTTGGTGTAACTCCTTCTTTCAAAGTTAATGAGAACTTCCGCGTTGAGTTAATTGGTACTTACGCTCGTGAATCTTTGGCTAACGGCAGTGCTTGGGGACGTCAGAAAGACGATACCGACTTCTTCACAGCAACTATTGCACCAGTATGGACAGTAAATGCTGACTACTTTGGTCGTCCACAAGTTAAGCCTTACGTAACTTACATGACTTCAAGTGATGATAACTACACTTGGACTTCTGGTAACGATAAGAGCAACCAAACAGTATTTGGTGTTGAAGCTGAAATCTGGTTCTAA
- a CDS encoding MalM family protein — protein MTAFFFDFLGKYMNRKFAVLAFIGSITLLSACSTPKPAPEETVLAASCCSEVDQLPFYQISNPEFKQVFEITPNLSPVFDFASGSSPFQAVELPPHVGQLSVKVASILESQVFIPYVLVLDSNFNVSKTIDASNLKLNYGKIGTKAYKEASFEIETNPYDVNAARYLVMFTKPEQIGKYTEFKSAETIRAEDEGLARPIATDPKLPNGYYGSIELSLKPLTFGSVTKQQQTAGKAVSPSSQKAVIPTSSKSNKTSQMLPESEAFYNKMIESFVNDGEVEKALKLVEEAEYAGSTTARSTFISAIKKQ, from the coding sequence ATGACTGCCTTTTTTTTTGACTTTTTAGGTAAATATATGAATCGTAAGTTTGCTGTTTTAGCCTTTATTGGCTCTATTACTTTGTTATCTGCTTGTTCAACGCCAAAACCTGCGCCAGAAGAGACCGTACTTGCTGCTAGTTGCTGTAGTGAGGTTGACCAATTACCTTTTTATCAAATATCTAATCCCGAATTTAAGCAAGTTTTTGAAATTACTCCTAACTTATCGCCGGTGTTCGACTTTGCTAGTGGCTCTAGCCCTTTTCAAGCTGTAGAGTTACCGCCGCATGTTGGGCAGCTCTCAGTTAAAGTAGCGAGTATTTTAGAGAGCCAAGTTTTTATCCCTTATGTGCTTGTTTTGGATTCAAATTTTAATGTTTCTAAGACAATTGACGCGAGTAACTTAAAACTGAATTACGGGAAAATTGGCACAAAGGCTTATAAGGAAGCATCTTTTGAAATAGAGACTAACCCTTATGATGTTAACGCAGCCCGCTATTTGGTTATGTTTACTAAGCCTGAGCAAATAGGTAAATACACAGAATTCAAATCTGCAGAAACGATTCGAGCAGAGGATGAGGGATTGGCTAGACCTATAGCAACAGATCCTAAATTACCTAATGGCTATTATGGCTCAATCGAGTTGTCGCTTAAGCCTCTTACATTTGGTTCGGTAACCAAGCAACAGCAAACGGCCGGAAAGGCGGTCTCTCCGTCCAGCCAGAAGGCTGTTATACCTACATCAAGTAAAAGTAACAAAACGAGCCAGATGTTGCCTGAATCTGAAGCATTTTATAATAAGATGATAGAAAGCTTTGTTAATGACGGAGAAGTCGAAAAAGCATTGAAATTGGTAGAAGAAGCTGAATATGCCGGTTCAACAACCGCTCGTTCAACATTCATTAGCGCAATTAAGAAGCAGTAA
- a CDS encoding MalM family protein produces the protein MEKKRSLTVTDGSIYMDIRTIIVALIFAVVSIAGCSQKPKPEKTILAPVCCSSLETIPFYQIANPEFKQRFEIAPDISPVFEFESGVSTFQAVRLPEHVGTIDFRVGSVLENQVFFPYFLVLDEEFSVLQKVAASRENIRYGTIRKSVYVDTQFELDTNPYNLGSARYVVMYTKPSEIGLFTSFKSAETLRSDEQGYAPPIAADPTLPHGYYGTLQVEITPKTFGNVTNQQLKEKEARTAEKTTSQATSNNVSPVVVAPVVVDEPATALPAKSKPSSQMLQESEDFYNQLITTFVNEGEVDKALKLVEEAEKAGSKSARDAFIEAVKNK, from the coding sequence TTGGAAAAGAAACGATCTTTAACTGTTACGGATGGCAGTATTTATATGGACATAAGAACAATAATTGTAGCTTTAATATTTGCAGTTGTTTCGATTGCAGGATGTAGTCAAAAGCCAAAACCAGAGAAAACAATCCTTGCGCCAGTTTGTTGCTCTAGCCTTGAGACTATACCTTTCTATCAAATTGCAAACCCTGAATTTAAACAGCGCTTTGAAATTGCTCCTGACATTTCTCCTGTATTTGAGTTTGAGAGTGGGGTAAGTACTTTTCAAGCGGTTCGCTTACCCGAGCACGTTGGTACTATTGATTTTCGTGTGGGAAGCGTCCTAGAAAACCAAGTGTTTTTTCCCTACTTCCTGGTCTTAGATGAAGAGTTTTCTGTTCTTCAAAAAGTTGCTGCAAGTAGAGAAAACATTAGGTACGGGACAATTCGTAAGAGTGTTTATGTTGATACCCAATTTGAACTAGATACCAACCCTTACAATCTGGGTTCAGCTAGGTACGTTGTTATGTATACAAAGCCTAGTGAGATTGGCTTGTTTACTAGCTTCAAATCTGCTGAGACATTGCGATCTGATGAGCAGGGTTATGCTCCGCCGATAGCAGCAGACCCCACATTGCCACATGGGTACTATGGTACTTTGCAAGTAGAAATTACCCCGAAAACATTTGGCAATGTTACTAATCAGCAATTGAAAGAAAAAGAAGCAAGAACTGCTGAAAAGACAACTTCTCAAGCGACAAGTAACAATGTTAGCCCCGTTGTTGTTGCTCCGGTAGTGGTTGATGAGCCTGCTACGGCTTTACCTGCTAAGTCTAAGCCTTCTAGTCAAATGCTACAGGAATCAGAAGATTTCTATAATCAGCTCATTACTACATTTGTGAATGAAGGTGAAGTTGATAAAGCCTTAAAGCTGGTTGAAGAGGCTGAAAAAGCTGGCTCAAAATCTGCTCGAGACGCCTTTATAGAAGCCGTTAAAAACAAATAA